From Gemmatimonadaceae bacterium, the proteins below share one genomic window:
- the tnpA gene encoding IS200/IS605 family transposase, whose translation MDEYESLSHTKWECKYHVVFIPKCRRRTLYEQLRQHLGEVFRRLAAQKESRIEEGHLMSDHVHMMIAIPPKYAVSQVIGYIKGKSAIHLARVYGERKRNFVGQHFWARGYFVSTVGRDEAVIREYIRNQEQEDKRLEQMHLWR comes from the coding sequence ATGGACGAGTACGAAAGCCTAAGTCATACGAAGTGGGAGTGTAAATACCATGTGGTTTTCATTCCCAAGTGCCGTAGAAGAACGTTGTACGAGCAGTTGAGACAGCATCTGGGGGAGGTGTTCCGCAGGCTGGCTGCGCAGAAGGAAAGTCGGATCGAAGAGGGGCATCTGATGTCTGACCATGTGCACATGATGATCGCGATCCCGCCGAAGTATGCGGTGTCGCAGGTGATTGGGTATATCAAGGGCAAGAGCGCGATTCACCTGGCGCGGGTGTACGGTGAGAGAAAGCGAAATTTCGTGGGACAGCATTTCTGGGCTCGAGGGTATTTCGTCTCGACGGTTGGTCGGGATGAGGCGGTAATTCGAGAGTACATCCGGAACCAGGAGCAGGAAGACAAGCGCTTGGAGCAGATGCACCTTTGGCGCTGA
- a CDS encoding IS4 family transposase, whose protein sequence is MSCRVALLKLARRGVIALPDARDLSFAGRAEPDGQPDGAWPVVEMTLAELGEVWLVPVAADDAARSKQWWAMMQAHHPLGAGPLCGAQLRYLVASRAGILGGLSFSAPAWRLAPRDRWIGWDESGRQAGLSKVVANSRFLIVPTVQVPNLASHVLSLALSRLAADWQARYGVSPVLVETFVDSARWRGTCYRAANWVYLGKTQGRGRQDRTHRAAGSVKDIWMYPLHADWQACLCAAYPAPPGPMTEAADWAEQEFSGCALPDARLKERLLTLARDFYARPTANVPQACGSRAKTKAAYRFLDHPDTSMDTLLQPHYGATEVRIAQESVVLAVQDTTSLDYTTHAATGGLGPIGAWVRGPQGLHLHSTLAFTVQGTPLGFLDVQCWARDREDFGKKAKRHRLPIEEKESFKWLKSYRAVAAVQARLPKTTLVSVGDREADLYELFREAAEHPQGPKLLIRAEHNRQLQDAQARLWETLQEKPIAGIQVLRVPRQGSRAAREARMGVRFAAVGLAAPTGYQDAPAIPVWAVFAQEQEAPAAVKPLEWLLLATLPVESFVQAIEKLMWYTRRWGIEVLHRTLKSGCRIEQRQLGQADRLEACLAIDLVVAWRIYHLTKLGREVPEAPCTVYFEEAQWKALMVFTTQNRVAPAKPPPLREAIRRVASLGGFLGRKGDGEPGTQTLWLGLQRLDDIAAMWQVMTDATQTTVSSVIDSG, encoded by the coding sequence ATGAGCTGCCGGGTCGCCCTGCTCAAGCTGGCACGCCGCGGAGTGATTGCATTGCCGGATGCTCGGGACCTATCGTTTGCCGGGCGAGCCGAGCCGGATGGGCAACCCGATGGGGCGTGGCCCGTTGTCGAGATGACACTCGCCGAATTGGGCGAGGTATGGCTGGTGCCGGTGGCTGCTGACGATGCGGCGCGCTCCAAGCAGTGGTGGGCGATGATGCAGGCGCATCATCCGTTGGGCGCGGGGCCGTTGTGTGGAGCGCAGTTGCGCTACCTGGTGGCGAGCCGCGCGGGCATTCTGGGAGGCTTGAGCTTCTCTGCGCCAGCGTGGCGGCTGGCGCCGCGCGATCGCTGGATTGGCTGGGATGAGTCCGGCCGCCAAGCGGGGCTATCCAAGGTGGTGGCCAACAGCCGGTTTCTGATCGTGCCCACTGTCCAGGTGCCCAATCTGGCCTCGCACGTGTTGAGTCTGGCGCTCTCACGCCTAGCCGCCGATTGGCAGGCGCGCTATGGGGTAAGCCCGGTGCTCGTGGAGACGTTTGTCGATAGCGCGCGCTGGCGCGGGACGTGTTACCGGGCGGCCAATTGGGTTTATCTTGGCAAGACGCAGGGCCGCGGCCGGCAGGATCGAACGCATCGGGCGGCGGGCAGCGTGAAGGATATATGGATGTATCCACTGCACGCGGATTGGCAGGCGTGTTTGTGCGCCGCGTACCCTGCGCCGCCCGGGCCTATGACCGAGGCGGCGGACTGGGCCGAACAAGAGTTTAGCGGCTGCGCGCTGCCCGATGCGCGGCTCAAGGAGCGCTTGTTGACGCTGGCGCGGGACTTTTATGCGCGGCCCACGGCCAACGTGCCGCAAGCCTGCGGCAGCCGGGCGAAGACCAAGGCGGCGTATCGATTCCTCGATCACCCGGACACGAGCATGGACACGCTGTTGCAACCGCACTATGGCGCCACCGAGGTCCGCATCGCCCAAGAATCGGTGGTGCTGGCAGTGCAGGATACGACCAGCCTGGACTATACGACGCATGCGGCAACCGGCGGATTGGGTCCGATTGGCGCCTGGGTGCGTGGTCCGCAAGGCCTTCACCTACACAGCACGTTGGCCTTCACGGTGCAAGGCACCCCGCTGGGCTTTCTTGATGTGCAATGTTGGGCGCGCGATCGAGAAGATTTCGGCAAGAAAGCCAAGCGCCATCGCTTGCCGATCGAGGAGAAGGAAAGCTTCAAGTGGCTGAAGAGTTACCGCGCGGTCGCAGCGGTGCAGGCGCGGCTGCCCAAGACGACCCTCGTGAGCGTGGGCGATCGCGAGGCGGATCTGTACGAATTGTTTCGCGAGGCGGCCGAGCATCCGCAGGGGCCGAAGTTGCTCATCCGCGCCGAGCACAATCGGCAGCTGCAAGACGCACAGGCGCGCTTGTGGGAGACGCTGCAAGAGAAGCCTATCGCCGGCATCCAGGTGTTGCGGGTGCCGCGTCAGGGTAGTCGGGCGGCACGGGAAGCACGTATGGGCGTTCGCTTTGCCGCGGTAGGCTTGGCTGCGCCCACAGGCTACCAAGACGCGCCCGCTATTCCTGTCTGGGCCGTATTTGCCCAGGAACAGGAAGCGCCCGCCGCGGTGAAACCGCTCGAATGGCTGCTGCTCGCCACGCTGCCGGTCGAAAGCTTTGTGCAAGCGATCGAAAAATTGATGTGGTATACGCGCCGCTGGGGGATCGAGGTGCTGCATCGTACCTTGAAGAGCGGTTGCCGCATCGAACAGCGCCAACTCGGTCAGGCCGATCGACTGGAAGCATGTCTGGCGATCGACCTGGTGGTGGCCTGGCGGATCTATCACTTGACCAAGCTCGGCCGCGAGGTCCCTGAGGCACCCTGCACGGTGTATTTCGAGGAGGCTCAGTGGAAGGCGCTGATGGTGTTCACCACCCAGAATCGCGTTGCGCCGGCCAAACCGCCGCCATTGCGCGAAGCTATCCGTCGGGTGGCGAGCCTGGGCGGCTTCCTGGGCCGCAAGGGCGACGGCGAGCCCGGTACGCAAACCCTTTGGCTCGGCTTGCAGCGCTTGGACGATATTGCAGCCATGTGGCAGGTAATGACCGATGCGACACAAACGACCGTGTCCAGCGTCATCGATTCTGGGTAA
- a CDS encoding GNAT family N-acetyltransferase — MADCHEPPLAVWLAINRDLRGEAKETLAAQQARLESLALPCFAVALNFGEETVCVGLGIMEQDHFGVFSVFTPPGQCGRGYGTRVTRALLAIGQRENARVAFLQVDEANAAALHLYTAVSIPRQSPNHVPHFSLDTARA; from the coding sequence GTGGCCGATTGCCACGAACCGCCGCTCGCAGTCTGGCTCGCCATCAATCGCGATCTGCGCGGCGAAGCCAAGGAAACGCTGGCCGCGCAGCAGGCCCGCCTCGAAAGCCTGGCCCTGCCCTGCTTCGCCGTCGCTCTCAATTTCGGCGAAGAGACGGTGTGCGTAGGGCTCGGCATCATGGAGCAAGATCACTTCGGCGTGTTCAGCGTGTTCACGCCGCCGGGGCAGTGTGGACGCGGCTACGGCACGCGCGTTACCCGCGCGCTGCTAGCGATCGGCCAACGCGAGAACGCCCGTGTGGCCTTCCTGCAAGTCGATGAAGCCAACGCCGCAGCGCTGCATCTCTATACCGCAGTAAGTATCCCCCGGCAAAGCCCTAATCATGTCCCACATTTTTCGCTGGACACGGCGCGCGCTTAA